The Erigeron canadensis isolate Cc75 chromosome 1, C_canadensis_v1, whole genome shotgun sequence genome segment GAGTATATATTGTGTGATTTCTGCTAGCTTTTGGTACGTTATATATGATCGAAATGCTTGTAACTCCGAgacatgtatttatatttagcGATTAACGTTGTCCTCCTTTTGTCCATTTTCTATCTCTTTCGAGAAAAACTGCATATAAAATCTTTGATCGAATGCTTCACAttaattaaaattgatttttacttttttaataatgcAGAGTTCTGTACAACTTTTCGTTTTCACTGTGTCCTACGGGTGGAGTAATTAATAGGAGGACTGGTGCTTAGCCCTCGCCAACCATTCATGTTTTCCATTGCAAGGCTAGTTCATAGCCAACTaatacaaatgttttttttaaagcaaGTCACCCCCAATCTATAAATGTATGATTTCTGGCCATGACGGTTCAAGTAAAACCTTTACATTTGGTCCATAAAAGTAAACCATCGCAATAAATTCTACTGTATTttactaacattttattaaatgattatgttttcacattatattgtatacaacGATCAGGAAAAAAATACGGTTGAGCCCCTTCAGCATGAAATTTTTGCTCCACCTCTACTGTGTCATCCCTCCTACCATGTCGGTTTCTCTTGTGCATCACGTTTTTTTTTCAGTATGAAGGTGGAATGTGATGCTATTTACATGATTGTGGTTTACTGGTTATGAACCGGATGcgtttttaattgttttaacaGTGATAAATTAACTTTTTGCATAgtcttaattaataaaatattttttcgtTTAAAAACCACAATCATCAAACTTATCTATCTAAATCTAAATTACATtataaaaatgtcattttcatttACTATTCTAGACATATCCACCTTTAATAACATATACCCTTAACTATTAATAAATACCCTAtacattttacatcaattaattttacactAAATACAACATCACTGCTTCTAATGtcggatattttagtgtaattggattaattagtttgatcagaTATGtcataataatatatcatatagGATTGGAGGTGCGGAGCGCACGTCTTTATGAATTTATTATTACCTTAGGGGCGAAACCCCTaaggtacgggggtccgggggcaacgtccctgggagcggggtccaaaaattaaattttcggaACTCAAGAGAGCAAAATTGGCAATTCAAAAACCTTGTAAAAACTGCCGTTTTGACAGTTCATGGACCAACGTAttgtatatatcaatatatatacatcctGTATGTTTTTTTGATatactctttttttctttttctctggCTCTTTTCTCTCAAACTCATCCACacagaaaattcttaatctttgattgtatccgacttaatagtttgggtgaaccgccaaattgattcaatctgaaagcgtTTACGTGCCTTCAAAGATTGATCACATCCggttatttgtttgtttattgcAAATTTCCCCAACATCCAACACCGTCATCACCGTTGCTATCCGTCACCGCCATTACTACACCGCCATATCGCGTAGACATATGGCTAATATAAAGATAAGTAGATAACAGTATGATACGTTTAGTAAATTGGAAGTAATCACGTACTGTAAAAGTTTAATTAGCATTAAATTATTTTCGAAGTATAAACTCCCATCCGGAGCAATTAAACCGTAATATATAAGACGTCGGAAAACTTTGCCGAGTCAAGAACAATTAACACACATAAATATCAAAAAACTTAATTACACactaatacacacacacacatatatagcgttaactaaaaaagataaaacttaataattaatcatCTTATGAGATCAATCAGCAGGCTTTAAGAGGCTTTCCACACAAACAATCATTAAAACTAAACGACGACGCTTCAAGGTGTTCAAACCAGTTCACTGCAGGTATTTTACCACACAGATGGTTATGGCTCAGATCAAGATGACCGATATAAGAAGCCGAAGATATCGATTTGGGAATGCTTCCTTTCAGCTTGTTATACGATAAATCGATCATCATGAAGTACGATCTCGCACCGAAAACATCAGGTATGTTTCCTTCTATTGCATTTCTACTTAAATTCAATATACTAATTCGAGAAGTCAATAAAGTCGCCGGGATTTGGCCTGAAAATAGGTTTCCGTCGAGATTTAAAGTACCTAAAACCGCCATTTTTCCAAGTGATTCAGGAATCAGTCCTGAAAAACGGTTTAGCGATAGATCTAGTTCGGCTAAACGATAGATATAGGTGATAGTTTCAGGAATCGGTCCGTAAATTCGGTTGCCGCTTAGTAATGAACGGCTGAGCATTCGAAGCTTCCCGAAGTTTCTAGGAATCGTTCCGGAGATCATGTTGTTGCGGAGATCTAGATGTTTCAATGAGGATAGATTTGGTAATGATCTAGGTATCCTACCGGTGATTTTGTTATCCGCGACGTTGAGCACGGTTAGCCGTGTGAGTTTGCCGATATCGTAAGGGATTTCGCCGGTGATTTGGTTGCCGATGAGGTCGAGAATGCGGAGAAAAGGTAAAGTTGAGACACAAGGAGGTATAATACCGGAAATGCCCTTCCAGTCGGCTATAATTATACTTGATAGTCTTTTAAGCTTGCAGATAGCCGGAGAGATTGAACCGGTCATGTGCCCGGTTCTACCAACTTTCTGGAAAAGCGGATCTTCTGACTCTCCACGAAGATTTATATCTGCGACCCGTTTAGTAGTTGGGTCACATGTTATACCGTACCATTTGTTGCAGCAATCGTTGCCCGTCCATGATTTGAAGATGCCCAAGTAAGGCTCGTGTAAGTTAGCTTTGAATGCTAGCAATGCCGCCCTATCTGACGGTGGACAAGCATTCACCGTCGCTCCGACATACACAAGTAGGGCGGCTGCAATCAACCACATGGAGttacacatatatttatttctCTTTTGAATTTGGAGACGAATTACACATTATACATTTAGGCGACTATATATGCATGTTTTTCGTGTATGTGAATAACGACAAGGTACGTGCATGTGGGGTGGGGTGGAGTGTCAGTTGCAAGTTGAGTGGGTTTAGCTATTTATCAAGATTTAACTAATAATCaaatagataaaaagaaaaggtagCTAGCTAGGATAATTCATCACATCGGTTTAGCTTATTTAGTCATCCGGTTTATACATATTCAAACAAACGTGGTTTCGATCCCTGATAACCTCTACACGAGAGGTTTTGGTTGTGGTCTTACTTTGATGCTTAGTCATCGTTGAATATAATACGGCATGGTCAAAACATTGTTATGCATTACAGTATACTATAATAAATATGCAATTTGATAAATGCATGAAATGATGTGGTACATAATTATCACTTCTAGTGAGGTGAAGTTCTATCAATGCAAACAAATTGTTTTTCTCTCTAAGGTCACTCTTTATGGGAGCCGTTTCTTTCTTGATATTtacccacttcttccactatttattaattttttctctTCAAAAACACCCCAAGAATACCTCCTTCCTTATACGACCACTTCTTCCCCACTTCTTTCActatttatctattattttatccctttttgtttttttaatacaaaattagactaacttaaattataaatatttatactattttaataaaaatctagatacaagttttgggggttggaagtataatttttaaaactacAAGAATTATTTCGTAAATATTCAAAACGTCCAGAGGTTAAATGATAAATGCAAAAAAAGTCTAGGGGttaaaattataatcaatattaaattattttatattatatcaaCTTCTTCAGgtacaatatatacatacatatatgtatacaaatttcataaactttttttttttatttcggaAGCTTATTTGGCCCATCGAACCCCACCTCCACACCAAAACGCTCGTCCAAACTTGGAATAAACCACCGAGACGCATGGAAAGACGCAACCCTGCTATTTTCGAATTCCCTTGCTTTCGCGTCGGACGTCGGCCGACGTCCCTATAAGGACCGGCCTAAAAGGCTACCCAATGGGCTCGTCTTTTGCTTCGTCCGGTGTAGAGGCACAAGTCCACACCATTGGGTGGGATTCGTCCCTGGCTTGTTCGCATGATTCATCCGATGCAGTCGTTCCTATAGGGACGAGAGGGAGCGGGgcatttgtttgtttgtttgttttttttttgaaattccaCGGCTAATTAAGGTAGAAGACAAACAAGTGTAAGTTTGGAAAGTTGGAAAAATAGGCCCCTTATCTGCCATTTTTACCAAAATTGGTTCATAGAAGTGTCACTTTTAGTCCTTAACGGCTATTTTTTGTAGcaatcaaacacattttattatcaaaacacattacatgattaaaacatataattaaagaAGACATTACATGGAtaaaacacgaaatacataaTAACGATTCGATTACTCGTCATCATCTTTGATAGACATTTTTCCTAAGCCACGTGAGCGCTTTCATCaagccaccacttgtcgtgttgtgtgcatttgacttcccacgtAGTTTTGTCTTCCACGcaattgtcgtggtacgatttggcccaagtgcattggtcacccaGCGTGTGACATGCCTAAAAAACATCACAGACCACCCTCTTGACCCTTTTGATCTCATCCTGCAGAAACAAAGAATATATCTCTTCGTGTTTCGAGACCTTGCAGCCTGGTGCTTGTATTGCCTCAACTTGTTGCTCACATTGTCGCCTTTTTTCCCTTAGGTAACCCATGACCCTAGAGAGTTTAGTTTGAAGGAGGATGTTCTCTTTAATATGAGCCATGTTTtgtgttttcatctcatcttcggtcAGACGAAGTCGGTGAACATTCTTCTTGAGGATGTCATTCGGTTAGAAATAGTGAGTGAGTTTGTAGAATAATGAAATTTGTAATGTTGATGAAACTAAATTGTGTTgtgggttggtatttatagagtgACATTCCAGCTAGTCGTTAAGGGACTggaagtgtaaatattttgaattcaaacgttggagggactaattgtgtaaatattttgaattttgaacgttggcGGAGCGTCTTTTAGTTTAGCTATAAATACTGGCTCCTTATCAGATATTTCTTatcaaaactcaaacttttatacatctgtactggcttcttcatcaaatttcCCATCTCATAAACCACCAATGAATGTCGTTCAAGTAGATGACAGTATCATGACTGATATCCTCGACTACCAATTGTTCAAAGAGGAACTTGTTGCAATTGGTCGAAAACTAAATGCGAATAAGCAATGGTGTCAAGAACAAATcgattatatacaaaccgggtattgtactgatcttgagtgtcaatactctACTTATTTGCAAGGGAAGATCGACAAGATTCAAATTGCTATGAAAAAAAGTGCTTGTGCGATCATCACCTTGGACCATTTGATCATAACTGCCAAAACAGTTTATGAAATGaagatttaagtttttaacatgtACGAACTTTTATGTcgtaatgatttttttaataaattgtgtagtgtgttttctttattttaagtaatgtaatgtttttttaatgtgtgttcttttaaataaatcaatggttgtttttatttttaatgaagtgttttttatttgtgtatgttttagtttgttataattttttagggttaaaagtgtaaagtttggatAAAAGGGTTGAATTAAATAACTGGTAGGTCCAAGACTAGTACTTGAAGGAAAGAGGCTGgcgaataagaaaaaaaaatattctcaaaatttaaaaaaattattcccATGTCAgagaatttatatttattgccAGTAAAGTTCAATTCCTTGCTTGAAGCTTACCCTATCAAATTAAGTTCCCTGAATTTTGGTGGTTTTGTATAAGTTAAATAACTTTTGAAAGCAGATCTctactccatatatatatatgcaattaaTATGGGGTTTGTCTCATCTAATTAAGATAGGATCGTCAAGGATCTGCTATAGTTAAATGCTGACTATCTATTTGGTGGTTGTCATCATCATAATAATGGAGGCAAAACTTATTTATTCGCAGAGCTAGGGATGAAATAAAACTTTCATATTTGACAAATCATTAATTAGTATACTAAAGTGTTTATATTCGTATTCATACACAAAAGTTGTCCATGATGAGAATCATTCTCGTCATCGGTTTTGAGTTGAATATATGGGAAGTCATTGATCATCCCCATATATGTCCTAATTCTTAACATTAATTTGCCGATTATATATTACAAACTACAAAGATTAATGTTCCTGCTTAATTATATGCAATAAAGGATTAGCAATTTAGCATATCATTGATGTACGTACGAATAATTCTTATCAACTAGGTGACTAACTTATATaagtttaagtgtttaacaaggATACTTCACTCCGCACGATAAATGGCAATGATGGTCCATGGAGGAAATGAGGAGGAAATCATGGATTGAATACATTATTATACATGTTACATGTCTACATGTCGCATTCAGGAAGCGGGTCTACTACCATTTAGCTTTAAAGACTTTCCTTCCATGAAATGATGTGACTTGGCGTCTAGGCCCATTAAACTTTTTTCTCATCTTCATTAGATCGATATTTGGTTTGTTAAATGATTGGGAACGACTCAAAGAGCACATTATTGTTGTTTATGTATGAACTCGTAAAACTTGTTATTGGGTGAAGCGGTAATAATTTAGTTGCATGATAACTTATATGACTAACGATTATTGATGATGTCTAACTACATACAATAACaattatgtaaaactttatTAACATGGTAGATATTTGATAGCTTGGTTTGAATAAGAGAAATACACCAGTCCCAAATAAGTCGTAGAAGAGCCGCATGGAGAAATTgaatttcttttaaataaaataaacttaaaaaaagtaTTGAAAATCAATTAAATGGGACAATTTAAAGTGGCTTCTTAGTGTAGTGAGAATGGTTTTCCAAGGTTGATCAGGGGTGTTCTATTAATGATTTGTAAAGTATTTAtgtatactatcttataataattattactttctctctcataaaagtgttaaatgaaaaattattttatcctttataaattaatttacatcattaatcctttatcttctaaattatatctactatcattttacatcaattacatttacacaaattacTTACAGAGTTGTACCCACCacgaccaccatcaccaccgccaatcgtcgtcaccaccaaaccgtcgccgcatcgcgcggatTCAAtgctataataaataaatattataacaaGATAACTAAAAATGTAACTTTACAGTAAAAACACTTTTAAGTGAGAAAAgcataaaaacattaaaaaaactaacataaaactaacataaaatataactaattatcgatatttaagtgtttaaaaaCGCATTAAGCCATCAAAACTGCATTTTTTTGATTTATGCATCCATATAATGAATATGCATTCAAGATAAattgcacaaaacaaaaaacggcCTCTAATTCCATCTTTAtgaatcaaataaatatatttatatatctaaacaAAACGGTGACTTTCTCCGTTTCCACAAACTTTTCCCGCAAAATTACAAGCGTATCTCAGAGTCAGACGATTCTCATCAATCTAGAATAGAACTCTAGAAATCTCGTCTAAAGGAAATAAGTCCATGAAGCCCAACCAGCCCATTACTAGATGTGCCCGTTACCTAACAAAGACTGGACTTTGCACCAAACCAAACACAgcctaaaacataaaaacccACGTTAAAGCAAATTATGTGggatatgttttttttccatAGGAACGACGAACAAGTCAAATTTCAAATGAGCCTGGTCAAAAACTTTTGCTAAAAAGCAGGTCAAACAGGATGAATGTTGCAAGAACTGTATGTCTAAGTCTAACGCTT includes the following:
- the LOC122608788 gene encoding DNA damage-repair/toleration protein DRT100-like, which encodes MCNSMWLIAAALLVYVGATVNACPPSDRAALLAFKANLHEPYLGIFKSWTGNDCCNKWYGITCDPTTKRVADINLRGESEDPLFQKVGRTGHMTGSISPAICKLKRLSSIIIADWKGISGIIPPCVSTLPFLRILDLIGNQITGEIPYDIGKLTRLTVLNVADNKITGRIPRSLPNLSSLKHLDLRNNMISGTIPRNFGKLRMLSRSLLSGNRIYGPIPETITYIYRLAELDLSLNRFSGLIPESLGKMAVLGTLNLDGNLFSGQIPATLLTSRISILNLSRNAIEGNIPDVFGARSYFMMIDLSYNKLKGSIPKSISSASYIGHLDLSHNHLCGKIPAVNWFEHLEASSFSFNDCLCGKPLKAC